A genome region from Thermodesulfobacteriota bacterium includes the following:
- a CDS encoding DinB family protein, which translates to MSEDAKALANRLEAFSREVVAFVEGCSPEAWAKTCAPEQWSVGVTARHIAEGHYEVLRLAQAVAAGRGLPPVTAEMLTEAANRHAREHSGCTKEEVLGLLRANGAALADFARRLPPSEIARTGRLTLMDADVTAPRLIELVVLESAREHFEHMKDAVG; encoded by the coding sequence ATGAGCGAGGATGCGAAGGCGCTGGCGAACCGCCTGGAGGCGTTCTCCCGCGAGGTGGTCGCGTTCGTGGAGGGGTGCTCGCCGGAAGCCTGGGCGAAGACCTGTGCCCCCGAGCAGTGGTCGGTGGGGGTCACGGCCCGGCACATCGCGGAGGGGCACTACGAGGTGCTCCGCCTCGCGCAGGCGGTGGCCGCCGGGCGGGGCCTCCCGCCGGTCACGGCGGAGATGCTCACCGAGGCGGCCAACCGCCACGCCCGGGAACACTCCGGGTGCACCAAGGAGGAGGTCCTCGGCCTCCTTCGCGCCAACGGTGCGGCGCTGGCGGACTTCGCGAGGAGACTCCCTCCCTCCGAGATCGCCCGCACCGGCCGCCTGACCCTGATGGACGCCGACGTCACGGCGCCGCGCCTGATCGAGCTCGTGGTCCTGGAGTCGGCCCGCGAGCACTTCGAACACATGAAGGACGCCGTCGGCTGA